In one Catenulispora sp. MAP5-51 genomic region, the following are encoded:
- a CDS encoding ABC transporter substrate-binding protein, producing the protein MTTTPRRLAAVGTAAVIAAAGLSACSSSSGSGSKDGFTYWSMWTAQEPQGQAIKKLFDQYTAETGVKVDVQFLGRDVNTRIVPAITANKAPDLWDQGSDVIYGSAASTGQALDLTPVLSMQVPGEGKTVGEIIPAKYNQALPKDSNGVQNWVIPYIVSSAEFFYNAADPDIKAAMPTPPATWADFIKVCDALKAKSKPCLASEGEDDWTNGLIFDYRLNAAGVNFADLTNDKTGAAWDNPAVLKAAQETDQLIAGHYVVPGYDATKTPAQETAWASGKDAFFMNGSWVTSETGKEVASTWKYGAMLPPGVTAPDSMTFGFTIPKKAKHADAAEKFIAWFVQQKNMAALASTADTLTTRTDVPAPADLTDVQKALDSSAVRLTFDGQSGDDVYTKVFAQNFLDFWHGKLAPEQFVAKVKATQVSYWKSQS; encoded by the coding sequence ATGACAACCACCCCCCGGCGGCTCGCCGCCGTAGGCACAGCGGCGGTGATCGCGGCCGCAGGGCTGTCCGCCTGTTCCTCCAGCTCCGGCTCCGGTTCCAAGGACGGCTTTACCTACTGGTCGATGTGGACGGCCCAGGAACCCCAGGGTCAAGCGATCAAGAAGCTCTTCGACCAGTACACCGCCGAGACCGGCGTCAAGGTGGACGTGCAGTTCCTCGGCCGCGACGTGAACACGCGGATCGTGCCGGCGATCACGGCCAACAAGGCTCCGGACCTGTGGGACCAGGGCTCGGACGTCATCTACGGCTCTGCCGCCTCCACCGGGCAGGCGCTCGATCTGACACCGGTGCTGTCGATGCAGGTGCCCGGCGAGGGCAAGACCGTCGGCGAGATCATACCGGCCAAGTACAACCAGGCGCTGCCGAAGGATTCGAACGGGGTTCAGAACTGGGTGATCCCCTACATCGTCAGCTCGGCGGAGTTCTTCTACAACGCCGCGGACCCGGACATCAAGGCTGCGATGCCGACGCCGCCGGCGACGTGGGCCGACTTCATCAAGGTCTGCGACGCGCTGAAGGCGAAGAGCAAGCCGTGCCTGGCCTCCGAGGGTGAGGACGACTGGACCAACGGCCTGATCTTCGACTACCGGCTCAACGCCGCCGGCGTCAACTTCGCCGATCTGACGAACGACAAGACCGGGGCCGCTTGGGACAACCCGGCGGTGCTCAAGGCCGCGCAGGAGACGGACCAGCTGATCGCCGGCCACTACGTCGTTCCCGGGTACGACGCGACCAAGACCCCGGCCCAGGAGACCGCATGGGCGTCCGGCAAGGACGCGTTCTTCATGAACGGATCCTGGGTCACGTCGGAGACCGGCAAGGAGGTCGCTTCCACCTGGAAGTACGGCGCCATGCTGCCGCCCGGGGTGACCGCGCCGGACTCGATGACCTTCGGCTTCACGATCCCGAAGAAGGCCAAGCACGCCGACGCCGCGGAGAAGTTCATCGCCTGGTTCGTGCAGCAGAAGAACATGGCGGCGCTGGCCTCGACCGCGGACACGCTGACCACGCGCACGGACGTCCCGGCCCCGGCGGACCTGACCGACGTGCAGAAGGCGCTCGACAGCTCGGCGGTCCGGCTCACCTTCGACGGACAGTCCGGCGACGACGTGTACACCAAGGTCTTCGCGCAGAACTTCCTGGACTTCTGGCACGGGAAGCTGGCCCCGGAGCAGTTCGTGGCCAAGGTCAAGGCGACCCAGGTCTCCTACTGGAAGTCGCAGAGCTGA
- a CDS encoding carbohydrate ABC transporter permease yields the protein MAALSTAFPRARRARGEASRAKTNSRSPLERQHRRMFWPFAAPAVIFYTVIFLVPIGYAAWTSFYKWDGVSDKKWRGWKNYQVLFDDPAFRSSLTNTLKILFVGGACTFVIAFGLTMALREMRARLFARSVIFFPCLVNAMVFGILAGFLFSPDGPVNQVLHDVGVSTPPKWLSTDNQFPMILGTIIWTATGYYTAIIMAGVDQIPTYLYEAAELDGCNAFQRFRHVTLPLAWEVISVCAVLWTVSSLQIFELILAFGGTQNSAAPPVNSWNTAMYVYETAFPPRSTPQLGMATAAAMVALVLIGFITLVLRRVMRRAAIEY from the coding sequence ATGGCCGCACTGAGCACCGCGTTCCCCCGGGCCCGTCGCGCCCGGGGTGAGGCCTCCCGGGCCAAGACGAATTCGCGCTCGCCCCTGGAGCGCCAGCACCGCCGCATGTTCTGGCCGTTCGCGGCCCCCGCGGTGATCTTCTACACCGTCATCTTCCTGGTCCCGATCGGGTACGCGGCCTGGACCTCGTTCTACAAGTGGGACGGGGTGAGCGACAAGAAGTGGCGTGGGTGGAAGAACTACCAGGTCCTGTTCGACGACCCGGCCTTCCGGTCCTCGCTCACCAACACGCTGAAGATCCTGTTCGTGGGCGGCGCGTGCACCTTCGTGATCGCCTTCGGGCTGACGATGGCGCTGCGCGAGATGCGGGCCAGGCTGTTCGCCCGCTCCGTGATCTTCTTCCCGTGCCTGGTCAACGCCATGGTGTTCGGCATCCTCGCCGGATTCCTGTTCTCCCCGGACGGGCCGGTCAACCAGGTCCTGCACGACGTCGGGGTGTCCACTCCGCCCAAATGGCTGTCCACCGACAACCAGTTCCCGATGATCCTGGGCACCATCATCTGGACCGCGACCGGTTACTACACCGCGATCATCATGGCCGGCGTCGACCAGATCCCCACCTACCTGTACGAGGCCGCCGAACTCGACGGCTGCAACGCCTTCCAACGCTTCCGGCATGTCACGCTGCCGCTCGCTTGGGAAGTCATCAGCGTGTGCGCGGTCCTGTGGACCGTGTCGTCGCTACAGATCTTCGAACTGATCCTGGCGTTCGGAGGCACCCAGAACAGCGCCGCACCGCCGGTCAACTCCTGGAACACCGCCATGTACGTGTACGAGACGGCATTCCCGCCACGGAGCACCCCGCAGCTGGGAATGGCCACCGCCGCCGCCATGGTCGCCCTGGTCCTGATCGGCTTCATCACGCTGGTCCTGCGCCGTGTCATGCGCCGCGCCGCCA